The following proteins are encoded in a genomic region of Astatotilapia calliptera chromosome 22, fAstCal1.2, whole genome shotgun sequence:
- the LOC113015137 gene encoding GATA zinc finger domain-containing protein 14-like, with protein NNYNCSNNNHSSSNNNHSCSNNNHSCSDNNHSCSDNNYNCSNNNHSCSNNNYSCSNNNYNCSNNNYSCSNNNHNCSNNNHNCGHNNYSCSNNNYSCSNNNHSCSDNNYNCSNNNHSCSNNNHSCSDNNYSCSNNNHSSSNNNHNNNNHNCCSNNHNCSSNNNNYSCSNNNHSCSNNNHNCSDNNHSCSNNNHSCSNNNHNCSDNNYSCSNNNHSCSDNNHSCSDNNHSCSNNNHSCSDNNHSCSNNNHNCSDNNYKCSNNNHSCSDNNYNCSNNNYSCSNNNHSSSNNNHSCRDKNYKCSNNNHSFSNNNHSCSDNNYNCSNSNYSCSNNNHSSSNNNHSCRDNNYKCSNNNHSFSNNNHSCSDNNYNCSNNNHSCSDNNHSCSNNYSFTNNNHNCFTNNNYNYSCGDNNLNHNYNSCPNNNHSCSNSNLNYPNNNHSQYNNIYNYPYNLKYPNNKYNHYKNLSNYPNNYNHYNDISNDPNNNLNYPNNNNYNNINNYPYNNLKYPNHKYNHYKNLSNYPNNKHNYPNNYNHYNDISNDPNNNLNCPNNKYNHYNNLSNHPNNNFNYPNNKYNHQNNLSNHPNNNPNNNQNYCKNHFLCHDLKVQKMNPVRSEK; from the exons aacaactacaactgctccaacaacaaccacagctcctccaacaacaaccacagctgctccaacaacaaccacagttgcagcgacaacaaccacagttgcagcgacaacaactacaactgctccaacaacaaccacagctgctccaacaacaactacagctgctccaacaacaactacaactgctccaacaacaactacagctgctccaacaacaaccacaactgctccaacaacaaccacaactgtggccacaacaactacagctgctccaacaacaactacagctgctccaacaacaaccacagttgcagcgacaacaactacaactgctccaacaacaaccacagttgctccaacaacaaccacagttgcagcgacaacaactacagctgctccaacaacaaccacagctcctccaacaacaacca caacaacaac aaccacaactgctgctccaacaaccacaactgcagttccaacaacaacaactacagctgctccaacaacaaccacagctgctccaacaacaaccacaactgcagcgacaacaaccacagctgctccaacaacaaccacagctgctccaacaacaaccacaactgcagcgacaacaactacagctgctccaacaacaaccacagttgcagcgacaacaaccatagttgcagcgacaacaaccacagctgctccaacaacaaccacagttgcagcgacaacaaccacagctgctccaacaacaaccacaactgcagcgacaacaactacaaatgctccaacaacaaccacagttgcagcgacaacaactacaactgctccaacaacaactacagctgctccaacaacaaccacagctcctccaacaacaaccacagctgccgcgacaaaaactacaaatgctccaacaacaaccacagcttctccaacaacaaccacagttgcagcgacaacaactacaACTGCTCCAACAGCAACTatagctgctccaacaacaaccacagctcctccaacaacaaccacagctgccgcgacaacaactacaaatgctccaacaacaaccacagcttctccaacaacaaccacagttgcagcgacaacaactacaactgctccaacaacaaccacagttgcagcgacaacaaccacagctgctccaacaac TACAGCttcaccaacaacaaccacaactgtttCACCAACAACAACTA CAACTACAGCTGTGGTGACAACAACCTCAACCACAACTAcaacagctgccccaacaacaaccacagctgctccaacagcaACCTCAActaccccaacaacaaccacagccaGTACAACAACATCTATAACTACCCCTACAACCTCAAGTATCCCAACAACAAGTACAACCACTACAAAAACCTCAGCAACTACCCCAACAACTACAACCACTACAACGACATCAGCAACGACCCCAACAACAACCTCAACTACCCCAACAACAA caactacaacaacatcaacaactaCCCCTACAACAACCTCAAGTATCCCAACCACAAGTACAACCACTACAAAAACCTCAGCAACTACCCCAACAACAAGCACAACTACCCCAACAACTACAACCACTACAACGACATCAGCAACGACCCCAACAACAACCTCAACTGCCCCAACAACAAGTACAACCACTACAACAACCTCAGCAACCACCCCAACAACAACTTCAACTACCCCAACAACAAGTACAACCACCAGAACAACCTCAGCAACCACCCCAACAacaaccccaacaacaaccagaaCTACTGCAAGAACCACTTCCTCTGCCATG ATTTGAAGGTGCAAAAGATGAACCCAGtcaggtctgaaaagtga